The following DNA comes from Pseudophryne corroboree isolate aPseCor3 chromosome 8, aPseCor3.hap2, whole genome shotgun sequence.
AGGGTAGAGAGATAGATGGTACCTGCTGCCATGAATGGGGCGGAGCCAGAGACTGAGAGACTATCAGAACTCTGCATCTGTGATTCATCCCCGGGCTCCTACCCCACGTATCAGACACTGGCAGGAGCAGCTCTTGAATGTGGTTCAGGAAGAAGCTGACAAGAGATTTTATGGTCAAGGGGGAGACCTAACCCTTAAATCCACCACTGTATGCAGGTCCAATTCTTTAAGCAGATAAGCAATTTAAAAATAGTGCTGTGGGCAGTGAGGAATAacatggatacacactataagattatctgcccAATCTCTctagttggaatgaaaacctggtaattaaTCTGTGGGAGCAAATGCaagtcaaccatttgctcccaaaagctggaaaatgtgCAAAAATAGTTTTGCACattaattggttaaatcaaatggatttgccTGAATGTCCATTTAGGTCTGTTTTCCAGTATTTGGAAGCAAATGGGCAATTGTCATTTACTTGCTCCaatatattaccagattttcattccaaccagaaagattggacatagAATCTGTGTGTATGCAGCCATAGAGCCACACTGTCACGCTACGTGAAATGCACAATGTAAACTACCTCCCTAAGAGATAGTGCAGATGCTCCTAGCAATGGGGCCAAGCTGACTATAGATATAAAAATTAATAAACCACTTTTATATCTGTGATAATCCAAGAAGTGAAAATTGTACTGTAGATGCATAAATTCTGTATGACAGAGGTAATTTCAGTGTCTACTAACCTAGAGTTCTAGTAGGAACATCATTTACAATCTCCTTAAGTCAACAGAATGGTTTGGTCCATTTTGCATCGTATCTCTGTCCTATGTTGagctgggtgtagtatgagtggccggcggctgggatcccggtggccagcataccggcgccgggatcccgaccgccggcataccgacagtggggcgagcgctaaggagtcccttgcaggctcgctgcactcaccacgctgcgggcacggtggcacgccactctatttattctgcctccaggggggttgtggacccccaagaggtatgctggcagtcgggatcgcggccggcggcatactgaagaccacccgttgagcTAATGGGATGTTAGCCACAGTGTGTAATACAGTAATGGCAGCATGGGACCGTCACTGGGGTCACATTactcagcgttcctttattttttggTAAATGTTGCCGTGAATGGCCATTATCAGCCTATTTCCATTCCCTGTACAGCAGAGACTGGGTGGCAGTGACATGTAGGGGATGCCGTGCAAAATGGGTGGTATCAATTTACACAGAGCGCCACATGAGAGCCAACGTCTCTAAGGCTTGGTCAGAAGATAGTGCAATACAGTAACATATAATACTTAAGTGcacatcccttttttttttttctggaaattGATCTTCGCAGTATTTTCCTCTTCTCCCGTGTATTCAAATTATATAGGGAGAAAACAGAATAGTGCAAAAATGTGTAGTACAGTACTTTTAATTTCaacaaaacatacacacataaaattTGATTGGTTTGTGCAAATTAGCAAAATACTTCAGAACAACATTATCCACTGCATTCACTGAATGCAGTGGATAATGTTGTTCTGAAGTATTTTGCTAATTTGCACAAACCAATCAaattttatgtgtgtatgttttgttGAAATTAAAAGTACTGTACTACACATTTTTGCACTATTCTGTTTTCTCCCTATATAATTTGAATACACGGGAGAAGAGGAAAATACTGCGAAGATCaatttccagaaaaaaaaaaaagggatgtgCACTTAAGTATTATATGTTACTGTATTGCACTATCTTCTGACCAAGCCTTAGAGACGTTGGCTCTCATGTGGCGCTCTGTGTAAATTGATACCACCCATTTTGCACTGTACGTTTGACTTAGTGTACTGGAGAGACACTTATTTGGATATCATTTGCTTGAGCTGCCCATTTCTGCGCAATTTGTCACATTGTCACTCAAACTCTTTTTCTGGTCACATGTAGGGGATGCCGACTGCCATATAAGAACAAGCTACATTGGTGATCGGACCGGCAACTGAACAAAGTTAAGTTACAACGGGAAGGTCCCTATCTAAACCCCTGACAGATCACGTTGTCCAAGGATGGAGTAAGGTAAATGCAGTAACATCACCAAGGCTTACCAGCCAGTCCCATGGATCACAGATCGTAGGGAAAGTCACATTATTAAAGcttacttataaacataatgctggATTGTGGTACTGGAACAGAGGCCAGAGTAAGGGTTCCCTTCCTGCGCCCGGTACCTCAGCAGGTTACCTCATGTTACTAAGTAGAGCATATACCTGTATTTAGAGCTTTTTCATTACTCTGTAACATGGAATAATGTGGATGGAGAGGGAGACAcaaaaacaatgtagaaaacacttaaATCATATAAAACATTTCTTTTATCAAAGTGATTTGAAGTTTCTGTAAAAATCAGCAGAACAGTTGTTGAAGCCTGGAGTGAGGTTTTCACGATCCTCCGCTCCGCACAATGTCACCTCCAGGACATGTATAAAACTCCTTGCTTGCTGTAACCACCTTCATTAGTCTTCCTTGTCCGGTCGTACAGCAATAGAAGAGCCTGGACAGTTTTATTTCAACTGTATGAAGTCCAAGCCTGCTCCTAATAATGTTTTTTTAAAATCCCATTGTAAGGCAGTCAGTCTAGAACACGATGTGAAAGTTGGCCGATTATAGGTAATAATCCAGTTTAGTGTTCACAACTTTGCAGCCCTTAACTGAGTAAACTTTCTCCTCCTTGGGGTAAAAGGTCATGTCTTTAGCCACCTTGGTGATGATGGTTTCGTCTGGCACGAGGCCGCGTCGCTGGAACTCCGCTCTTACGCACATCTTCACGTGTTCAAACTCCAGTGGCAGGAACGGCACAAAGTAGTCTATGAGGTTCTTAGCTATCAGGCTGCAGTGCCAAAATCCACCTGCGTACAGAAACATGGCATTAGCCTGGCAGGCAGGGAACAGGCACTCCCATTACTGGGTGTACCCACAGCAATGTACAGCCAACTAATgatcattaaaaataaataaataaataaataaataaataaaatacaacccTAATACAGTGTTATACACAAAAGCTCAATGTTTTACAGTCATATAAAATAAGgattgtgtgcatgtatgtttttcagttaacactttattttttttttttttaaataacaggtcGGGGGAATGGCCATTTGCCTATCTGTGACACGTGCTGCCATGATCCCGAGAGACCTCAGCATGCCAGTGTAGAAATCTGGATGGAAGGACCAGAAATTGTGTAGTGGCAATATCTCTTCCACACCCTGGACTACCAAAGGTCTGCTTGACCCTCAGCCACAGGTGGGGTAAGGTAATCATGCATTGTGTGTATTCCAGTGTTACATTTAAAATAATAATGTAAAATAATAAAAGGCCCAAGTACTCAGGCACTTATCCCGTGCCCAAAAACTTGGATGTTATGGCCATGGTGCCAGTTTACACCCGATGCAATGTTAATAAATAAACCTCAATTACTTCTTAAACTTGaactaaccccccaccccccaaaaaaaataaaaagtcaaatattttttacaggaggATAAGCTGTTCTGGAAAAAGCTTTTGTAAGACGAATGTTTACTATTTCCATGATAACTCTTCCCACATTTAAATTCATGATCTTAAAAAAACTGCACTGTTATAAGCAGTATATACCAAAGtagatttttaaaatataaaagaaaaaaaccttattaaaaaaaaaaaaaaaaaaaaaaaaaaaaaaaaaagggggaggacTGCATTTTTCCTAGTTTAGTTTCTTTCCCAAAACTAAAGTCCACATCAGTAAAATGTCAGTGTTTATGGGGGCTTTTTTTTAACTAGAAAATATGGGCGAGATATAattcaggatgccggctgaacacaaactttttttaaaggggcaatcattttcaaggcaaaaccatgccttgtaaaggattgccccctttaaaaaaaacaaaagaaaaacactgCCAAGTTCGTCCGGCAACCCGCACCTTTGGCcaactcagactccattacatctggtcctatgttttttttttttttttttttaaaaaggatacAGTTGTGTTTATTGATGTGTCAGACCTAAAGTCACTGGGACTACAGCTGAGAACCGTATTAATTTTATATTTCAGAGAGAGATTATATCAAGTTTTGAAGCCTTTTGGTACTTGCACACTCACTGTCCTTCTTGTTGAAGGCAGACAGGGATAAGTGCCGCTCCACATCAGACAGCTGGATGTCTTCTCTTTTCTTTCCATTCTTCCAGAAGTCCAGCGCCAGCTCTGAGATCTTCTCTCCTCCTGTGTTACTGAGACACAAAGTGCACCAACACTGACTATTAAACTACGACAAATCGGTATAACCTTACACAGCAATGTATGAATGAGTCCGTGTGGAACTGAACCCACACCAGATGGCAACAAACTAGTGAATAGGGTCTAGGACAGAGAACCCACATGACAAAGTGAAGATGGAATTTAGACTATAGATATAAAGATATCTACAAACAGAGAACATATGTTGGCAACACACGCTACTGAATGCCATGTGAGGTGCTGAATGTCTGCAATGTCTAATATCAAAATAAATAACCAATGATAACATAATTTGGCCAATAATAACTGGTGTTCTTTCaagtttttttttctaaaaaggGTTGAATTATGCGGGACATGTATTTGTGGGTTGTTGCATAGATCTGAAATTAATTTTTGAACTTGTAGATGGGAGTGACGTCTTTTTCCCCAAATATTTTTGAAACCATAAAAATAGGTCACATTagacatttttctgtaccccaaaaTAATCTAGAGGCTTTAATTTGGTGAACAAACACTTACTATCATTTTTACAGAGTTAATAAAAGAGGTTAAAAAAAAATCAGCCATTTGATACCTTGTAAGAACCTGAAAGGCTTCGCTTATGGCTTACTCTACTGTTACCAATGTTATTTGACATTTTTCTGGGGTTCAAGGTGACTTTTTTTTATGCACTGTAGAATTACCATGCTAACAATTTTCTACTTGTATAGCGAGTGTTGCTGGAGCACGAACGCACAAATAAATAACTGGTTTAGTGGTCTCTAGTTTACCTGAGGAAGATGAAGATGGCTTTTCGGTAAGAGACACCATCAATGTTTTCATAGTAATCTAGGAATGGCTTGATGGCATCAATAAGGCCTGGGTACATCTTATCCACCTCGTCAAATATGAAGATGGAGGTCTCACAGGCTTTTACACTCTCCCTGATCTGGGACTGTAGCTGGTCCTATTACAATGATAGACGTGACTTGTTGGTTAATTCTCAGATATAGGAGGGATCATTAGCACAAGTCAAAAGAAAGTTCTGTTTAGAAAAGAGCGAAACGGAAGGAACAACTCTGAGTCACATGGTCTGGTAGCCAAGGTTTGCTGTAACAGAAGAATGGCAGCAAACTTAAGAAATAACTGTGAAACCCTTGACTATTTTCCTCTGCATTTACAAAAACAGCATTCACAAGTGCTGCATTTCAGCCATAAAACaggagacaaaaaaataaaaaaatgcaagaaATCTTGTCAGCTGGGGACTAACTGAGAAAACATCTGCAGCAAATTTAGGGACCTATATATCAATCAACGTTTGCTCCATATCCCCTAAAACCACCTGCTTTGGATAGATTCCCACAAATATGTAGTAttattaataacagtttcttatacagcgccgtatattccattgcgctttacaactggaaacagtGATAAACCAAATCTGGGTAATAAGACAGTCATAGCGGTAGGAGGGCccagctcgcaagcttacaacctaTAGGATCACCCTAACACTCCATGGAAGGACCCTCCATTTTCGACAGCACCCGTAACACCCATATGTTTCTATGGGGTCTGTGAAGCGGTCAGATTCACCAAGGTCTGAAGCCCGATAATTGATACATGTGCCTGTAAATTTAACACACAGATGAACGATGCTTGGCATAGACAGGAAACAAAGTACTGTTACATTTCATTGCAACATCCTCATTACCTTGTATTTGTCAATCTGATTAGCATGTGGAAAATGAAGCGTTGACACAAAGAGATGCACATATTTACTTCCGCCGGGATAAATGTTCTTGGTCAGGATCTGGGAGACGTAGTTCTTGCCGGTGCCGGTCCAGCCGTGAAAGGAAAGGGTGAGGGGTTTTTTAGGGTTCTTATTTTTCATAAAACCAGTCAATCCCTTTAGGATGACCAGCCTTGCCAGGTGCTGCCCAA
Coding sequences within:
- the TOR1A gene encoding torsin-1A; the encoded protein is MKLLRAALWLLLPGLARCMEPVSLTLGAFIVSGLSYYWFRSPTEDCTPLDRALNSTALQVDFDHNIFGQHLARLVILKGLTGFMKNKNPKKPLTLSFHGWTGTGKNYVSQILTKNIYPGGSKYVHLFVSTLHFPHANQIDKYKDQLQSQIRESVKACETSIFIFDEVDKMYPGLIDAIKPFLDYYENIDGVSYRKAIFIFLSNTGGEKISELALDFWKNGKKREDIQLSDVERHLSLSAFNKKDSGFWHCSLIAKNLIDYFVPFLPLEFEHVKMCVRAEFQRRGLVPDETIITKVAKDMTFYPKEEKVYSVKGCKVVNTKLDYYL